In Streptomyces sp. NBC_01439, the following are encoded in one genomic region:
- a CDS encoding Leu/Phe/Val dehydrogenase: MTEMTDGVLHTLFRTEQGGHEQVVLCQDRATGLKAVIAIHSTALGPALGGTRFHAYASDEEAVLDALNLSRGMSYKNAMAGLGLGGGKAVIIGDPDAIKTEELLLAYGRFVESLGGRYVTACDVGTYVADMDVVARETRWATGRSPENGGAGDSSVLTAFGVFQGMRASAQHLWGDPTLRGRKVGVAGVGKVGHYLVEHLLEDGAEVVITDVREESVRRILDKHPGKVTAVADTDALIRTEGLDIYAPCALGGALNDETVPALTATIVCGAANNQLAHPGIEKDLSDRGILYAPDYVVNAGGVIQVADELRGFDFDRCKAKATKIFDTTLEIFARAKADGIPPAAAADRIAEQRMADGRAARAV; encoded by the coding sequence GTGACCGAAATGACCGACGGCGTCCTGCACACCCTGTTCCGTACGGAGCAGGGCGGCCACGAGCAAGTCGTGCTGTGCCAGGACCGCGCCACCGGCCTGAAGGCCGTCATCGCCATCCACTCCACCGCCCTGGGCCCCGCCCTCGGCGGTACGCGCTTCCACGCGTACGCCTCCGACGAGGAGGCCGTCCTGGACGCGCTGAACCTCTCGCGCGGCATGTCGTACAAGAACGCCATGGCCGGCCTCGGCCTCGGCGGCGGCAAGGCCGTGATCATCGGCGACCCGGACGCCATCAAGACCGAGGAACTGCTGCTGGCCTACGGCCGGTTCGTGGAGTCCCTCGGCGGCCGCTACGTGACCGCCTGCGACGTCGGCACCTACGTGGCCGACATGGACGTCGTGGCCCGCGAGACCCGCTGGGCGACCGGCCGCTCCCCCGAGAACGGCGGCGCGGGCGACTCCTCGGTCCTCACCGCCTTCGGTGTCTTCCAGGGCATGCGCGCCAGCGCCCAGCACCTGTGGGGCGACCCGACCCTGCGCGGGCGCAAGGTCGGCGTGGCCGGTGTCGGCAAGGTCGGGCACTACCTGGTCGAGCACCTGCTGGAGGACGGCGCCGAGGTCGTGATCACGGACGTGCGGGAAGAGTCCGTCCGCCGGATCCTGGACAAGCACCCCGGCAAGGTCACCGCCGTGGCGGACACGGACGCGCTGATCCGCACCGAGGGCCTGGACATCTACGCCCCCTGCGCGCTCGGCGGTGCCCTGAACGACGAGACCGTCCCGGCGCTCACCGCGACGATCGTCTGCGGTGCGGCGAACAACCAGCTCGCCCACCCGGGCATCGAGAAGGACCTCTCGGACCGCGGGATCCTCTACGCGCCCGACTACGTGGTCAACGCGGGCGGTGTCATCCAGGTCGCCGACGAGCTGCGCGGCTTCGACTTCGACCGCTGCAAGGCCAAGGCGACGAAGATCTTCGACACCACGCTGGAGATCTTTGCTCGTGCGAAGGCGGACGGCATTCCGCCGGCCGCTGCGGCCGACCGGATCGCCGAGCAGCGGATGGCCGACGGCCGCGCCGCGCGCGCCGTCTAG
- the bldC gene encoding developmental transcriptional regulator BldC, giving the protein MTARTPDAEPLLTPAEVATMFRVDPKTVTRWAKAGKLTSIRTLGGHRRYREAEVRALLAGIPQQRSEA; this is encoded by the coding sequence ATGACCGCTCGCACCCCTGATGCCGAGCCGCTGCTGACCCCGGCTGAGGTTGCCACGATGTTCCGCGTGGACCCGAAGACGGTCACCCGCTGGGCCAAGGCTGGCAAGCTCACGTCCATCCGCACCCTGGGTGGACACCGCCGGTACCGCGAGGCCGAGGTTCGCGCACTGCTCGCGGGAATTCCGCAGCAGCGCAGCGAGGCCTGA
- the hrpA gene encoding ATP-dependent RNA helicase HrpA, with amino-acid sequence MSTSFAALQTLLGEISLRDAHRLGRRLEGARRIRKPEAKQAVLDEIAAEATKAAERLAGRASRMPEVTYPENLPVSQKKDEIAEAIRDHQVVIVAGETGSGKTTQIPKICMELGRGVRGMIGHTQPRRIAARTVAERIAEELKSEIGQTVGWKVRFTDQVDQDATFVKLMTDGILLAEIQTDRELRAYDTIIIDEAHERSLNIDFLLGYLATLLPKRPDLKVVITSATIDPERFSRHFGDAPIVEVSGRTYPVEVRYRPLLEEDAEDGDDSDRDQITAICEAVDELQSEGPGDILVFLSGEREIRDTADALTKRNLRSTEVLPLYARLSHAEQHRVFQQHTGRRIVLATNVAETSLTVPGIKYVIDPGTARISRYSHRTKVQRLPIERISQASANQRKGRCGRTSDGICIRLYSEGDFDARPEFTDAEILRTNLASVILQMTAAGLGEIEKFPFIDPPDHRNIRDGVQLLQELGALEAAEKSSPEGKKGQRLTQMGRQLSQLPVDPRLARMVIEADKNNCVREVMVIAAALSIQDPRERPSDKQTQADQNHARFKDETSDFLSFLNMWRYVREQQKERGSSSFRRMCKQEYLNFLRIREWQDIYSQLRTVAKGMGIHVNEADAPEQVVHVSLLSGLLSHIGLKDTDKNEYLGARSAKFAIFPGSSLFKKQPKFVMSAELVETSRLWARVNAKVEPEWVEPLAQHLVKRTYSEPHWEKDQAAVMAYEKVTLYGVPIVAQRKINYGRIDAEVSRELFIRNALVEGDWRTHHKFYADNRKLLTEVEELENRARRRDIVVDDETLFDFYDQKIPAHVVSGAHFDSWWKHKKREEPELLDFEREMLLTEKAAGVTKADYPDSWRQGQLKFRVTYQFEPGADADGVTVHIPLQVLNQVTDEGFDWQIPGLREEVVTELIRSLPKPIRRHYVPAPNFAGRFLDTAVPLQEPLPVTLARELQRMVGVPVSAEDFDLTRIPDHLKITFRIVDERRKNLAEDKDLEALRLRLKPKARQALSKAAAATAERAGGESVERTGLTDWTIGTLTKVFETRRAGQPVKAYPALVDEGTSVSVRLFDTEAEQQQAMWLGTRRLILLNIPVNPAKFASDHLTNQQKLALSRNPHGSIQALFDDCATAATDKLIADHGGPAWDEADFRKLYEAVRADLVDTTVRTVGQVQQVLAAWQACERRLKATGSLALVANIQDVKTQLAALMPAGFVTLTGLRRLADLMRYLVAVDRRLQQMPTGVQRDTTRMEKVHEMQDEYAWLLEQLPKGRPVPSTVTDIRWMIEELRVSYFAHALGTAYPISDKRIVKAVDAAAP; translated from the coding sequence ATGTCTACTTCCTTCGCCGCCCTGCAGACGCTTCTCGGTGAGATCTCCCTCCGTGACGCGCACCGCCTCGGCCGCCGCCTCGAAGGCGCCCGCCGTATCCGCAAGCCCGAGGCCAAGCAGGCCGTGCTCGACGAGATCGCCGCGGAGGCCACCAAGGCCGCCGAGCGACTGGCCGGCCGTGCCTCGCGGATGCCGGAGGTCACGTATCCCGAGAACCTGCCCGTCAGCCAGAAGAAGGACGAGATCGCCGAGGCGATACGCGACCACCAGGTCGTGATCGTCGCGGGCGAGACCGGGTCCGGCAAGACCACGCAGATCCCCAAGATCTGCATGGAGCTGGGCCGCGGCGTCCGGGGCATGATCGGGCACACCCAGCCCCGCCGGATCGCCGCCCGCACGGTCGCGGAGCGGATCGCCGAGGAGCTGAAGTCCGAGATCGGCCAGACCGTCGGCTGGAAGGTCCGCTTCACCGACCAGGTGGACCAGGACGCGACCTTCGTGAAGCTGATGACGGACGGCATCCTGCTCGCCGAGATCCAGACGGACCGCGAGCTGCGCGCCTACGACACGATCATCATCGACGAGGCCCACGAGCGCTCGCTGAACATCGACTTCCTGCTGGGCTACCTGGCCACGCTGCTGCCCAAGCGCCCCGACCTCAAGGTCGTCATCACCTCGGCCACCATCGATCCCGAGCGCTTCTCCCGGCACTTCGGCGACGCCCCGATCGTCGAGGTCAGCGGGCGCACGTATCCGGTGGAGGTGCGCTACCGGCCGCTCCTGGAAGAGGACGCCGAGGACGGCGACGACTCCGACCGGGACCAGATCACCGCGATCTGCGAGGCCGTGGACGAGCTCCAGTCGGAGGGTCCGGGCGACATCCTGGTCTTCCTCTCCGGCGAGCGGGAGATCCGCGACACGGCGGACGCCCTGACCAAACGGAACCTCCGTTCCACCGAGGTCCTCCCCCTCTACGCACGCCTCTCGCACGCCGAGCAGCACCGCGTCTTCCAGCAGCACACCGGCCGCCGGATCGTGCTCGCGACCAACGTCGCCGAGACCTCGCTGACCGTCCCCGGCATCAAGTACGTGATCGACCCGGGCACCGCCCGGATCTCCCGCTACAGCCACCGCACCAAGGTCCAGCGCCTGCCGATCGAGCGGATCTCGCAGGCCAGCGCCAACCAGCGCAAGGGCCGCTGCGGACGTACCAGCGACGGAATCTGCATCCGGCTGTACTCCGAGGGCGACTTCGACGCGCGTCCCGAGTTCACCGACGCCGAGATCCTCCGGACGAACCTGGCCTCCGTCATCCTCCAGATGACCGCGGCCGGCCTCGGCGAGATCGAGAAGTTCCCCTTCATCGACCCGCCGGACCACCGCAACATCCGCGACGGCGTGCAGCTCCTCCAGGAGCTCGGCGCGCTCGAGGCGGCCGAGAAGTCCTCCCCGGAGGGGAAGAAGGGGCAGCGCCTGACGCAGATGGGCCGCCAGCTCTCCCAGCTCCCGGTGGACCCGCGGCTGGCCCGCATGGTCATCGAGGCCGACAAGAACAACTGCGTCCGCGAGGTCATGGTCATCGCGGCGGCCCTGTCCATCCAGGACCCGCGCGAACGGCCCTCGGACAAGCAGACCCAGGCCGACCAGAACCACGCCCGCTTCAAGGACGAGACCAGCGACTTCCTCTCGTTCCTGAACATGTGGCGCTACGTGCGGGAGCAGCAGAAGGAGCGCGGCTCGTCCTCGTTCCGCCGGATGTGCAAGCAGGAGTACCTGAACTTCCTGCGGATCCGCGAGTGGCAGGACATCTACTCCCAGCTGCGCACGGTCGCCAAGGGCATGGGCATCCACGTCAACGAGGCCGACGCCCCCGAGCAGGTCGTCCACGTGTCGCTGCTGTCCGGACTGCTCTCGCACATCGGGCTCAAGGACACCGACAAGAACGAGTACCTCGGTGCCCGGAGCGCCAAGTTCGCGATCTTCCCGGGGTCGTCGCTCTTCAAGAAGCAGCCGAAGTTCGTGATGTCGGCCGAGCTGGTGGAGACCTCGCGGCTGTGGGCCCGGGTGAACGCCAAGGTGGAGCCCGAGTGGGTGGAGCCGCTGGCGCAGCACCTGGTCAAGCGCACGTACAGCGAGCCGCACTGGGAGAAGGACCAGGCGGCCGTGATGGCGTACGAGAAGGTCACGCTGTACGGCGTACCGATCGTGGCCCAGCGGAAGATCAACTACGGCCGGATCGACGCCGAGGTCTCGCGCGAGCTGTTCATCCGCAACGCGCTGGTCGAGGGCGACTGGCGCACCCACCACAAGTTCTACGCCGACAACCGCAAGCTCCTCACCGAGGTGGAGGAGCTGGAGAACCGGGCCCGTCGCCGCGACATCGTGGTGGACGACGAGACGCTCTTCGACTTCTACGACCAGAAGATCCCCGCCCACGTGGTCTCGGGGGCGCACTTCGACTCCTGGTGGAAGCACAAGAAGCGCGAGGAGCCCGAACTCCTCGACTTCGAGCGGGAGATGCTGCTGACCGAGAAGGCGGCCGGGGTCACCAAGGCCGATTACCCGGACTCCTGGCGCCAGGGTCAGCTGAAGTTCCGGGTGACCTACCAGTTCGAGCCGGGCGCGGACGCCGACGGCGTGACCGTCCACATCCCGCTCCAGGTGCTGAACCAGGTCACCGACGAGGGTTTCGACTGGCAGATCCCGGGCCTGCGCGAGGAGGTCGTCACCGAGCTGATCCGCTCGCTGCCGAAGCCGATCCGCCGGCACTACGTGCCCGCGCCGAACTTCGCCGGCCGCTTCCTGGACACGGCGGTGCCCCTGCAGGAGCCGCTGCCGGTCACCCTCGCGCGCGAGCTCCAGCGGATGGTCGGGGTCCCGGTGTCGGCCGAGGACTTCGACCTCACCCGGATCCCGGACCATCTGAAGATCACCTTCCGGATCGTCGACGAGCGCCGCAAGAACCTCGCCGAGGACAAGGACCTGGAGGCCCTGCGCCTGAGGCTGAAGCCGAAGGCCCGCCAGGCCCTCTCCAAGGCCGCCGCGGCCACCGCCGAACGGGCGGGCGGGGAGTCGGTGGAGCGGACCGGGCTGACCGACTGGACGATCGGCACGCTGACCAAGGTCTTCGAGACCCGGCGCGCCGGTCAGCCGGTGAAGGCGTACCCGGCGCTGGTGGACGAGGGCACGAGCGTGTCCGTACGGCTCTTCGACACCGAGGCCGAGCAGCAGCAGGCCATGTGGCTGGGCACCCGGCGGCTCATCCTGCTGAACATCCCGGTGAACCCGGCGAAGTTCGCCTCGGACCACCTGACCAACCAGCAGAAGCTGGCCCTGTCCAGGAACCCGCACGGTTCCATCCAGGCGCTCTTCGACGACTGCGCGACCGCGGCGACCGACAAGCTGATCGCCGACCACGGTGGCCCCGCATGGGACGAGGCGGACTTCCGGAAGCTCTACGAAGCCGTCCGCGCCGACCTGGTGGACACGACCGTGCGCACGGTCGGCCAGGTGCAGCAGGTGCTGGCCGCCTGGCAGGCCTGTGAGCGCCGGCTGAAGGCCACGGGCAGCCTGGCGCTGGTCGCGAACATCCAGGACGTCAAGACGCAGCTGGCGGCCCTCATGCCGGCCGGTTTCGTGACGCTCACGGGGCTGCGCCGACTGGCGGACCTGATGCGCTACCTGGTGGCGGTGGACCGACGGCTCCAGCAGATGCCCACGGGCGTCCAGCGCGACACCACGCGCATGGAGAAGGTCCACGAGATGCAGGACGAGTACGCCTGGCTGCTGGAGCAGTTGCCGAAGGGGCGGCCCGTCCCGTCCACGGTCACCGACATCCGCTGGATGATCGAGGAACTTCGCGTCAGTTACTTCGCGCACGCACTCGGGACGGCTTACCCGATCTCCGACAAGCGGATCGTGAAGGCGGTGGACGCGGCGGCTCCGTGA
- a CDS encoding DsbA family protein, whose product MPSSKKPSAKKSSAKPLLFSAGVALAAIALGLVSWQATAPAETGSAGSGAVAAPRTDPAAELKALARRESGDKLAVGRADAPVVLIEYSDFKCGYCGKFARDTEPELVKKYVEDGTLRIEWRNFPIFGAESEAAAKAAWAAGQQDRFDAFHAAAYAGGSKEKGFAEPRLVELAREAGVPDLERFKADMAGEQATAALKKDQEEGYRIGVTSTPSFLLNGKPIAGAQPLDTFTAAIARAKAEAAEQ is encoded by the coding sequence ATGCCCTCTTCCAAGAAGCCCTCCGCCAAGAAGTCCTCCGCCAAACCCCTGCTGTTCTCCGCCGGGGTGGCCCTCGCCGCGATCGCCCTCGGTCTCGTCTCCTGGCAGGCCACCGCTCCCGCCGAGACCGGTTCGGCCGGGTCCGGCGCCGTCGCCGCGCCCCGGACCGACCCCGCCGCTGAGCTCAAGGCACTGGCCCGGCGCGAGTCCGGCGACAAGCTCGCCGTCGGCCGTGCCGACGCGCCCGTCGTGCTCATCGAGTACTCCGACTTCAAGTGCGGCTACTGCGGCAAGTTCGCCCGGGACACCGAGCCCGAACTGGTGAAGAAGTACGTCGAGGACGGCACCCTGCGCATCGAGTGGCGCAACTTCCCGATCTTCGGCGCCGAGTCCGAGGCCGCGGCCAAGGCCGCCTGGGCGGCCGGGCAGCAGGACCGCTTCGACGCCTTCCACGCCGCCGCCTACGCCGGCGGCTCGAAGGAGAAGGGCTTCGCCGAGCCCCGGCTCGTGGAGCTGGCCCGGGAGGCCGGGGTGCCCGATCTGGAGCGCTTCAAGGCGGACATGGCCGGCGAGCAGGCCACGGCGGCCCTGAAGAAGGACCAGGAGGAGGGCTACCGCATCGGCGTCACCTCCACCCCGTCCTTCCTGCTGAACGGCAAGCCCATTGCCGGTGCCCAGCCGCTCGACACCTTCACGGCCGCCATCGCCAGGGCGAAGGCCGAGGCGGCGGAGCAGTGA
- a CDS encoding cytochrome c biogenesis CcdA family protein yields the protein MTDIGYLAALLGGLLALLSPCSALLLPAFFAYSIDSTSRLLARTGIFYAGLASTLVPLGAAGSYAGRFFHGNRDQLVLAGGWLIIALGLAQILGLGFAPKRISELSGRIRPTTVLSVYALGAVYGLAGFCAGPILGSVLTVAAVSGSPVYGGLLLAVYALGMAVPLFVLALLWERFDLGRRRWLRGRVLRVGRFELHTTSLLSGLFFITLGVLFLAYDGASALPGLLDVDDSFAVEQRLRALADAVPDGALLALVAAGAAAVGVVQWRRRERAAAAETEGE from the coding sequence GTGACCGACATCGGATACCTGGCCGCCCTGCTGGGCGGCCTCCTCGCGCTGCTCAGCCCCTGCAGCGCCCTGCTGCTGCCGGCCTTCTTCGCGTACTCCATCGACTCCACCTCGCGGCTCCTGGCGCGCACCGGGATCTTCTACGCGGGCCTCGCGAGCACCCTGGTACCGCTGGGGGCGGCCGGCTCGTACGCAGGGCGGTTCTTCCACGGCAACCGCGACCAGCTCGTGCTGGCGGGCGGCTGGCTGATCATCGCGCTCGGCCTCGCGCAGATCCTGGGCCTCGGCTTCGCCCCGAAGCGGATCTCGGAGCTGTCGGGCCGGATCCGGCCGACCACCGTTCTGTCGGTGTACGCGCTCGGCGCGGTCTACGGGCTGGCCGGGTTCTGCGCCGGCCCGATCCTGGGCAGCGTCCTGACGGTCGCGGCGGTGAGCGGCAGCCCCGTCTACGGCGGCCTGCTGCTCGCGGTCTACGCCCTGGGGATGGCCGTACCGCTGTTCGTACTGGCGCTGCTGTGGGAGCGGTTCGACCTGGGCCGGCGGCGCTGGCTGCGCGGCCGGGTCCTGCGCGTCGGCCGCTTCGAGCTGCACACCACCTCGCTGCTGTCCGGGCTGTTCTTCATCACCCTGGGCGTGCTGTTCCTCGCCTACGACGGGGCGAGCGCGCTGCCGGGGCTGCTGGACGTGGACGACTCGTTCGCCGTGGAGCAGCGGCTCCGCGCGCTGGCCGACGCGGTTCCGGACGGGGCGCTGCTCGCCCTGGTCGCCGCCGGAGCGGCGGCCGTCGGCGTGGTGCAGTGGCGCCGCAGGGAGCGGGCGGCGGCGGCAGAGACCGAAGGGGAGTAA
- a CDS encoding metallopeptidase family protein, producing MLEMTREEFEELVAEALDRIPPELTRLMDNVAVFVEDEPPADDPELLGLYEGTPLTDRGEWYAGVLPDRITIYRNPTLRMCEDRESVVAETEVTVVHEIAHHFGIDDERLHALGYG from the coding sequence GTGCTGGAGATGACGCGCGAGGAGTTCGAAGAGCTCGTCGCAGAGGCCCTGGACCGGATCCCGCCGGAGCTGACGCGGCTGATGGACAACGTGGCGGTGTTCGTCGAGGACGAGCCGCCCGCCGACGATCCCGAGCTGCTCGGTCTGTACGAGGGGACTCCGCTGACGGACCGCGGCGAGTGGTACGCCGGGGTGCTGCCGGACCGGATCACCATCTACCGCAATCCCACGTTGCGCATGTGCGAGGACCGGGAGAGCGTGGTCGCGGAGACGGAGGTCACCGTGGTGCACGAGATCGCCCACCACTTCGGGATCGACGACGAGCGGCTGCACGCGCTGGGGTACGGGTGA
- a CDS encoding FluC/FEX family fluoride channel — protein MDDPEAIDPDVDLHVPAQRTEPQGRVLAAVAAGGALGGAARYGISLLWPAGPGAFPWATLWINASGSALIGVLMVLISEGGRTAPHPLLRPFVGVGVLGGFTTFSTYAVDFSRLLDEGETGAALAYGGLTVVAALGAVWAAAAATRLAVRGPGSGHGRGRVPR, from the coding sequence GTGGATGATCCGGAGGCAATTGATCCGGACGTCGACCTGCACGTACCCGCGCAGCGCACCGAGCCGCAGGGCCGGGTGCTCGCGGCGGTGGCGGCGGGCGGCGCGCTCGGGGGCGCGGCACGGTACGGGATCTCCCTGCTGTGGCCGGCCGGGCCCGGGGCCTTCCCGTGGGCGACCCTGTGGATCAACGCCTCCGGCAGCGCGCTGATCGGCGTGCTCATGGTGCTGATCAGCGAGGGCGGCCGGACGGCCCCGCATCCGCTGCTGCGGCCCTTCGTCGGGGTCGGCGTGCTGGGCGGCTTCACCACCTTCTCCACCTACGCGGTGGACTTCTCGAGGCTCCTGGACGAGGGGGAGACGGGGGCCGCCCTGGCCTACGGCGGGCTCACGGTGGTGGCGGCGCTCGGCGCCGTGTGGGCGGCGGCTGCAGCGACCCGGCTCGCGGTCCGCGGGCCCGGAAGCGGGCACGGGCGCGGGCGCGTTCCGCGGTGA
- the crcB gene encoding fluoride efflux transporter CrcB, which translates to MNWLLVVVGAAVGAPLRYLLDRAVQARHDSLFPWGTFVVNAVACLVLGGLTGAALAGAAPSRLQLLLGAGLCGALSTYSTFSYETLRLAERGRGFLAAANVGMSVLVGLGAVHLGSQVARQLFG; encoded by the coding sequence GTGAACTGGCTGCTCGTGGTGGTGGGCGCGGCCGTCGGCGCGCCGCTCCGCTACCTGTTGGACCGTGCGGTGCAGGCGCGGCACGACTCCCTCTTCCCCTGGGGCACCTTCGTGGTCAACGCGGTCGCCTGCCTGGTGCTCGGGGGGTTGACCGGGGCGGCGTTGGCGGGGGCCGCTCCCTCGCGGCTGCAGTTGCTGCTCGGGGCCGGGCTGTGCGGGGCGCTCAGCACGTATTCGACGTTCTCGTACGAGACGCTGCGGCTGGCCGAGCGCGGCCGGGGGTTCCTGGCCGCGGCGAACGTGGGGATGTCGGTGCTGGTCGGGCTCGGCGCGGTGCACCTCGGGTCGCAGGTGGCGCGGCAGCTCTTCGGCTGA
- a CDS encoding DEAD/DEAH box helicase codes for MSISSSDRSVMPENDSNEMIDAEALVVTEAIEAAEANEIIEALEADVNTDGSYEDSTTDFDDDADADAEPSITFGDLGLPEGVVRKLAQNGVTTPFPIQAATIPDALAGKDILGRGRTGSGKTLSFGLPTLAQLAGGFTEKKKPRAIILTPTRELAMQVADALQPYGDVLGLKMKVVCGGTSMSNQIYALERGVDILVATPGRLRDIINRGACSLENVQVAVLDEADQMADLGFLPEVTELLDQIPGGGQRMLFSATMENEIGTLVKRYLSNPVTHEVDSAQGNVTTMTHHVLVVKPKDKAPVTAAIAARKGRTIIFVRTQLGADRIAEQLVEAGVKADALHGGMTQGARTRVLADFKDGYVNALVATDVAARGIHVDGIDLVLNVDPAGDHKDYLHRSGRTARAGKSGVVVSLALPHQRRQIFRLMEDAGVDASRHIVQGAGAFEPEVAEITGARSLTEVQADSANNAAKQAEREVAELTKQLERLTRRAGELREEADRLVARSARERGEDPEAAVAEVAEAAEAEVAAAAAAAAAEIAAQERREEHRAQRDDRGNFERRDNRGGDRGGDRGGFRRDDRGDRGDRGGRPSGGFNRDDRGGERGGFRRDDRPSGGFRSGGDRPSGGGFRRDDRPSGGFNRDDRGGERGGFRRDDRPSGGFRSGGDRPSGGGFRRDDRPSGGFNRDDRGGERGGFRRDDRPSGSFNRDDRSSGGFRSGGGDRPFNRDRRDDRPSGGFRSGGGDRPYGRRDDHRPSGSGSTGGFGGRRDDKPRWKRNG; via the coding sequence ATGTCCATTTCCAGCTCTGACCGTTCCGTCATGCCCGAGAACGACTCCAACGAGATGATCGACGCCGAGGCCCTCGTGGTCACCGAGGCGATCGAGGCCGCTGAGGCCAACGAGATCATCGAGGCTCTTGAGGCCGACGTGAACACCGACGGGTCCTACGAGGACTCGACCACCGACTTCGACGACGACGCTGACGCTGACGCGGAGCCCTCGATCACCTTCGGCGACCTCGGTCTCCCCGAGGGCGTCGTGCGCAAGCTCGCGCAGAACGGCGTCACCACCCCCTTCCCGATCCAGGCCGCGACCATCCCGGACGCCCTGGCCGGCAAGGACATCCTCGGCCGTGGTCGCACCGGCTCCGGCAAGACCCTCTCCTTCGGTCTGCCGACCCTGGCGCAGCTCGCCGGCGGTTTCACCGAGAAGAAGAAGCCCCGCGCCATCATCCTCACGCCGACGCGTGAGCTCGCGATGCAGGTCGCGGACGCCCTCCAGCCGTACGGCGACGTGCTCGGCCTGAAGATGAAGGTCGTCTGCGGCGGTACCTCCATGAGCAACCAGATCTACGCCCTGGAGCGCGGCGTCGACATCCTCGTCGCCACCCCGGGCCGTCTGCGCGACATCATCAACCGTGGCGCCTGCTCCCTGGAGAACGTCCAGGTCGCGGTCCTCGACGAGGCCGACCAGATGGCCGACCTGGGCTTCCTGCCCGAGGTCACCGAGCTGCTCGACCAGATTCCCGGCGGCGGCCAGCGCATGCTCTTCTCCGCCACCATGGAGAACGAGATCGGCACGCTGGTCAAGCGCTACCTGTCCAACCCCGTCACGCACGAGGTCGACAGCGCGCAGGGCAACGTCACGACCATGACGCACCACGTCCTCGTCGTGAAGCCGAAGGACAAGGCGCCGGTCACGGCCGCCATCGCCGCCCGCAAGGGCCGCACCATCATCTTCGTCCGCACCCAGCTGGGCGCCGACCGCATCGCCGAGCAGCTCGTCGAGGCCGGCGTGAAGGCCGACGCGCTGCACGGCGGCATGACGCAGGGTGCCCGTACCCGCGTCCTCGCCGACTTCAAGGACGGCTACGTCAACGCGCTCGTCGCCACCGACGTCGCCGCCCGCGGCATCCACGTCGACGGCATCGACCTGGTCCTGAACGTGGACCCGGCCGGCGACCACAAGGACTACCTGCACCGCTCGGGCCGTACCGCCCGCGCCGGCAAGTCCGGTGTCGTGGTCTCCCTCGCGCTGCCGCACCAGCGTCGCCAGATCTTCCGCCTGATGGAGGACGCGGGCGTCGACGCCTCGCGTCACATCGTCCAGGGCGCCGGCGCCTTCGAGCCGGAGGTCGCCGAGATCACCGGTGCCCGTTCGCTGACCGAGGTCCAAGCCGACTCCGCCAACAACGCCGCCAAGCAGGCCGAGCGCGAGGTCGCCGAGCTGACCAAGCAGCTGGAGCGCCTGACCCGCCGTGCCGGCGAGCTGCGCGAGGAGGCCGACCGCCTCGTCGCCCGCTCCGCCCGTGAGCGCGGCGAGGACCCGGAGGCCGCTGTCGCCGAGGTGGCCGAGGCCGCCGAGGCCGAGGTCGCGGCTGCCGCCGCTGCCGCTGCCGCCGAGATCGCGGCGCAGGAGCGCCGCGAGGAGCACCGCGCCCAGCGTGACGACCGTGGCAACTTCGAGCGTCGCGACAACCGTGGCGGCGACCGCGGTGGCGACCGTGGTGGCTTCCGCCGTGACGACCGCGGTGACCGCGGTGACCGCGGTGGCCGTCCGTCCGGTGGCTTCAACCGCGATGACCGTGGTGGCGAGCGTGGTGGCTTCCGCCGCGATGACCGTCCGTCGGGTGGCTTCCGCTCCGGTGGCGACCGTCCGTCCGGTGGTGGCTTCCGTCGTGACGACCGTCCGTCCGGTGGCTTCAACCGCGATGACCGTGGTGGCGAGCGTGGTGGCTTCCGCCGCGATGACCGTCCGTCGGGTGGCTTCCGCTCCGGTGGCGACCGTCCGTCCGGTGGTGGCTTCCGTCGTGACGACCGTCCGTCCGGTGGCTTCAACCGCGATGACCGTGGTGGCGAGCGTGGTGGCTTCCGCCGCGACGACCGTCCCTCCGGCAGCTTCAACCGTGACGACCGCTCCTCCGGCGGCTTCCGCTCCGGTGGCGGCGACCGCCCGTTCAACCGCGACCGTCGTGACGACCGTCCGTCCGGTGGCTTCCGCTCCGGTGGCGGCGACCGCCCGTACGGCCGTCGTGACGACCACCGTCCGTCCGGCTCCGGTTCCACCGGCGGCTTCGGCGGCCGCCGCGACGACAAGCCGCGCTGGAAGCGCAACGGCTGA